The Paeniglutamicibacter sulfureus genome includes a region encoding these proteins:
- a CDS encoding SRPBCC domain-containing protein, with the protein MPLPHGSIEQSPTGLRIVIEREVAFGLEEIWNAFTTPEGLEPWVGVLRGNREAGNLRFSMVEEGKEAEPATLEIIRCRAPHELAFTTNSEYGAWHLGLELSRQDGVSSIRFIQELGLTDDPSSIGPGWEYYVQRAIVSLEGDDVDSVKWDDYYPALAATYATAPE; encoded by the coding sequence ATGCCACTGCCACACGGAAGCATCGAACAGTCGCCCACAGGATTGCGCATCGTGATCGAGCGCGAGGTCGCGTTTGGCCTGGAGGAAATCTGGAACGCCTTCACCACTCCGGAGGGACTCGAACCCTGGGTGGGAGTCCTGCGCGGAAACCGCGAAGCCGGAAACCTGCGCTTCTCCATGGTCGAGGAAGGGAAGGAAGCGGAGCCCGCGACACTGGAAATCATCCGTTGCAGGGCACCGCATGAACTGGCCTTCACCACGAACAGCGAGTACGGCGCCTGGCACCTCGGGCTCGAACTGTCCAGGCAGGACGGGGTGAGTTCGATTCGCTTCATCCAGGAACTCGGGCTGACCGACGATCCGAGCAGTATCGGACCTGGCTGGGAGTACTACGTCCAGCGGGCGATTGTTTCACTGGAGGGCGACGACGTCGATTCGGTCAAATGGGACGACTACTACCCGGCCCTGGCAGCAACATACGCGACGGCGCCCGAATAG
- the hisD gene encoding histidinol dehydrogenase yields the protein MTSNASPQTFSALQDLDLRGAALDHASLKAVLPRPELNFATAAEAVEGIIARVRAEGFAALSELAERFDGVTQTHTRVPAEAMERALADLDPQVRAGLEESIARARAFAAAQVPEDTRIDYGTGATVTQRWVPVRRVGLYVPGGLAVYPSSVIMNAVPALAAGVGSLAIASPPQKEFGGLPHPTILAAAQLLGVEEVHAMGGAQAIAAFAYGVPVTGDMDPQLAIEPVDVVSGPGNLFVATAKRLVKGVVGIDAEAGPTEIAILADATANPEFIAADMISQAEHDPNAAAVLITDSPELAEAVRSALEGQCSTTKHSERVRIALGGKQSATILVDDMAAGIAVCNVYAAEHLEIHTANAAADAALVTAAGAVFVGAHSPVSLGDYCAGSNHVLPTSGTAAFASGLNVNTFLKAIQVIDYDRAALSVVAPHVVALANAEDLPAHGDAVAIRFA from the coding sequence GTGACTAGCAACGCCAGCCCCCAGACCTTTTCCGCGCTCCAAGACCTTGACCTGCGGGGCGCCGCGTTGGACCATGCAAGCCTCAAGGCGGTGCTTCCCCGGCCCGAGCTGAACTTTGCCACGGCCGCCGAGGCGGTCGAGGGCATCATTGCCCGCGTCCGTGCCGAGGGCTTCGCCGCCCTGTCCGAACTGGCCGAAAGGTTTGACGGCGTCACCCAGACCCACACCCGCGTCCCGGCCGAGGCCATGGAACGCGCCCTGGCGGACCTGGACCCCCAGGTCCGTGCGGGACTGGAGGAATCCATTGCCCGGGCACGCGCCTTTGCCGCTGCCCAGGTACCGGAAGACACCCGCATCGACTACGGCACCGGCGCAACCGTCACCCAGCGCTGGGTGCCGGTGCGCCGTGTGGGCCTCTATGTTCCCGGCGGCCTGGCCGTCTACCCGAGCTCCGTGATCATGAACGCCGTCCCCGCACTGGCCGCCGGCGTCGGCTCGCTGGCCATCGCCTCGCCACCGCAAAAGGAATTCGGCGGTTTGCCGCACCCCACGATCCTGGCAGCGGCCCAGCTGCTCGGCGTGGAGGAGGTCCACGCCATGGGCGGGGCCCAGGCCATCGCCGCCTTCGCCTACGGCGTCCCGGTCACCGGGGACATGGACCCGCAACTGGCCATCGAACCTGTCGACGTGGTCAGCGGCCCCGGAAACCTTTTTGTCGCCACGGCAAAGCGCCTGGTCAAGGGCGTGGTCGGCATCGACGCCGAGGCAGGCCCCACCGAAATCGCCATCTTGGCCGACGCCACGGCGAACCCGGAATTCATCGCCGCAGACATGATTTCCCAGGCCGAGCACGACCCCAATGCCGCGGCGGTGCTCATCACCGATTCGCCCGAGCTTGCCGAAGCGGTGCGGAGCGCGCTGGAGGGCCAGTGCTCCACCACCAAGCACTCAGAACGGGTGCGCATTGCGCTGGGCGGTAAGCAGTCGGCCACGATCTTGGTCGATGACATGGCCGCGGGCATCGCGGTGTGCAACGTCTATGCGGCCGAGCACCTGGAGATCCACACGGCCAATGCGGCCGCCGACGCCGCGTTGGTCACAGCGGCGGGTGCCGTGTTTGTCGGGGCGCATTCCCCGGTGAGCTTGGGGGACTACTGCGCGGGTTCCAACCACGTCCTGCCGACCAGCGGAACCGCTGCCTTCGCCTCCGGGCTGAACGTCAACACCTTCCTCAAGGCCATCCAGGTCATCGACTACGACCGTGCCGCGCTGTCGGTGGTGGCCCCCCACGTGGTGGCCCTGGCCAACGCCGAGGACCTGCCTGCACACGGCGACGCGGTGGCCATCCGTTTCGCCTAG
- the nrdR gene encoding transcriptional regulator NrdR, protein MYCPYCRHTDSRVVDSRLTDDGTAIRRRRQCAECGRRFSTAETTSLNVLKRSGVAEPFSRAKVINGVRKACQGRPVTDDDLALLAQEVEEAVRSSGAAEINAREVGLAILTPLQRLDEVAYLRFASVYQDFKSLEDFEGAIAKLRAERDTRPSGHQRPLGAR, encoded by the coding sequence ATGTACTGTCCCTACTGCAGGCACACCGATTCACGCGTCGTGGATAGCCGACTGACCGACGACGGCACCGCGATTCGCCGCCGCCGGCAATGCGCCGAATGCGGCCGCCGGTTCAGCACCGCGGAAACCACCAGCCTGAACGTGCTCAAGCGTTCCGGGGTGGCCGAGCCGTTCAGCCGTGCCAAGGTCATCAACGGGGTGCGCAAGGCGTGCCAGGGGCGTCCCGTCACCGACGACGACCTCGCATTGTTGGCACAGGAGGTTGAAGAGGCGGTTCGTTCCAGCGGCGCCGCGGAAATCAACGCCCGCGAAGTCGGCCTGGCGATCCTCACGCCGCTGCAGCGACTCGACGAGGTCGCCTACCTGCGCTTCGCCAGCGTCTACCAGGATTTCAAGTCCCTGGAGGACTTCGAAGGGGCCATCGCGAAGTTGCGGGCCGAACGCGACACCCGGCCCTCGGGCCACCAGCGTCCGCTGGGCGCGCGCTAG
- the ppgK gene encoding polyphosphate--glucose phosphotransferase translates to MSERALNPSPTAIGIDIGGTGIKGGIVDLVAGKLIGERVRIDTPKPATPAAVAEVVAQIVAQLDERDGAPGAQTPVGVTFPAIIHHGVARSAANVDKSWIGTDVDALFTAQLGRPVHVMNDADAAGLAEARYGAGAGVGGSVLVITLGTGIGSALIHNGVLVPNVELGHLEIDSAVAETRASAAAREREDLGWDEYAVRLQRFFSHVEFLFSPSLFIIGGGISKRADDYLPQLSLSTPITVAKSKNNAGIVGAALQQSGLS, encoded by the coding sequence ATGTCTGAACGCGCACTGAACCCATCGCCCACGGCCATTGGCATCGACATCGGCGGCACCGGCATCAAGGGCGGCATCGTCGACCTCGTAGCCGGAAAGCTGATCGGCGAACGCGTCCGCATCGACACCCCGAAGCCTGCGACCCCGGCCGCGGTGGCCGAGGTGGTTGCGCAGATCGTCGCCCAGCTCGATGAGCGGGACGGGGCTCCCGGGGCGCAGACCCCCGTCGGCGTCACGTTCCCCGCCATCATCCACCACGGAGTGGCCCGCTCGGCCGCCAACGTGGACAAGTCATGGATCGGCACCGACGTTGATGCGCTGTTCACCGCGCAACTGGGGCGCCCGGTCCATGTCATGAACGACGCCGACGCCGCGGGCCTGGCCGAGGCGCGTTACGGTGCCGGGGCGGGCGTGGGAGGTTCGGTGCTGGTGATCACCCTGGGCACTGGCATCGGCTCGGCGCTGATCCACAACGGCGTGCTGGTTCCCAACGTGGAGCTGGGCCACCTGGAGATCGATTCGGCGGTCGCCGAGACCCGCGCCTCGGCCGCGGCGCGCGAGCGCGAGGACCTGGGCTGGGACGAATACGCGGTGCGATTGCAGCGCTTCTTCTCCCACGTGGAGTTCCTCTTCTCCCCCTCGCTGTTCATCATCGGCGGCGGCATTTCCAAGCGTGCGGACGACTACCTGCCCCAGCTTTCGCTTTCCACCCCGATCACCGTGGCGAAGTCGAAGAACAACGCCGGCATCGTCGGGGCCGCCCTGCAGCAGTCGGGCCTTTCCTAG
- the map gene encoding type I methionyl aminopeptidase gives MPLATTAPIGSLVPGTPTPQRTVPNSIPRPEYVGRPAPRKSDAPEVRSADIIARMRVASKIAAQALAEVGKAVVPGVTTDELDRIGHEFLLDHKAYPSTLGYRGFTKSLCASINEVICHGIPDTTVVQDGDIVNIDITAFIGGVHGDTNATFLAGDVDEESRLLVERTEESLRRAIKSVMPGREINVIGRTISAYAKRFGYGVVRDFTGHGVAESFHTGLIIPHYDAAPAYSQLIEPGMTFTIEPMLTLGTIEWDMWDDGWTATTKDRKRTAQFEHTLLVNEDGAEILTLA, from the coding sequence ATGCCTTTAGCAACAACCGCACCCATCGGATCCCTCGTTCCCGGTACCCCCACTCCGCAGCGAACCGTCCCCAACTCGATCCCCCGTCCCGAATATGTCGGGAGGCCGGCACCGCGCAAATCCGACGCACCCGAAGTCCGCTCCGCGGACATCATCGCCCGGATGCGCGTGGCGTCAAAGATCGCCGCGCAGGCGTTGGCGGAGGTCGGCAAGGCCGTCGTCCCGGGAGTCACCACCGACGAGCTGGACAGGATCGGGCACGAATTCCTGCTGGACCACAAGGCCTACCCCTCGACCCTGGGCTACCGCGGCTTCACGAAGTCGCTGTGCGCCTCCATCAACGAGGTCATCTGCCACGGCATCCCCGACACCACAGTGGTGCAGGACGGGGACATCGTGAACATCGACATCACCGCGTTCATCGGCGGGGTCCACGGCGACACCAACGCCACCTTCCTGGCCGGGGACGTGGACGAGGAATCGCGGCTGCTGGTCGAGCGCACCGAGGAATCCCTGCGTCGGGCCATCAAGTCCGTCATGCCGGGTCGGGAAATCAATGTCATCGGCCGCACCATCTCCGCCTACGCAAAACGCTTCGGCTATGGCGTGGTGCGGGACTTCACCGGGCACGGCGTGGCAGAATCCTTCCATACCGGATTGATCATCCCGCACTACGATGCGGCACCGGCCTACAGCCAGCTGATCGAACCGGGCATGACGTTCACCATCGAACCCATGCTCACCCTGGGCACCATCGAGTGGGACATGTGGGACGACGGCTGGACCGCCACCACCAAGGACCGCAAGCGCACGGCACAATTTGAACACACACTGCTCGTCAACGAGGACGGCGCCGAAATCCTGACCCTGGCCTAA
- a CDS encoding SPOR domain-containing protein: MSGALPGEGEFWFNITTGQVETGPQADWSQLLGPYASRAEAELAMSKVRERNEQWDEEDEEEEE, from the coding sequence ATGAGTGGAGCATTGCCCGGCGAGGGCGAATTCTGGTTCAACATCACCACCGGCCAGGTCGAAACCGGGCCGCAGGCCGATTGGTCGCAGCTCCTTGGGCCGTATGCCTCGCGCGCCGAGGCGGAACTGGCCATGAGCAAGGTGCGCGAACGCAACGAGCAGTGGGACGAGGAAGACGAGGAAGAGGAGGAGTAG
- the panB gene encoding 3-methyl-2-oxobutanoate hydroxymethyltransferase, translating to MSAHPSTPANSPATGAVSGPRIRLHHLQAAKNEGRKFAMLTAYDTMMAGIFDAAGIEVLLVGDSAANTVMGYSSTLPITMDEMIVFSKAVVSGAQHALVVCDLPFGSYEVSPEQAVSSAVRLMKEGGVHAVKLEGGQFFVPHVRALVAAGVPVMAHIGFTPQSEHALGGYRVQGRGDAAAVLVADAQALEAAGAFAVLMEMIPTGTARQVDEALRVPTVGIGAGAATTGQVLVWQDMLGLGSGKSARFVKKYADLRSVVSGAATAYREDVLAGTFPAAEHEFGDR from the coding sequence ATGAGTGCTCATCCTTCCACACCAGCAAATTCCCCTGCCACGGGCGCCGTTTCCGGACCGCGAATCCGTCTGCACCACCTGCAAGCGGCGAAAAACGAGGGCCGGAAATTTGCGATGCTCACCGCCTACGACACGATGATGGCGGGCATCTTTGACGCCGCGGGCATTGAGGTGCTGCTGGTGGGCGACTCGGCGGCCAACACCGTGATGGGCTATTCCTCCACCTTGCCGATCACCATGGACGAAATGATCGTCTTTTCCAAGGCGGTGGTCTCCGGCGCCCAGCACGCGCTGGTGGTGTGCGACCTGCCGTTCGGATCCTACGAGGTCTCCCCCGAACAGGCCGTTTCATCGGCGGTGCGTCTCATGAAGGAAGGCGGTGTGCACGCCGTGAAGCTGGAAGGCGGGCAGTTTTTCGTCCCGCACGTGCGTGCCCTGGTGGCCGCCGGCGTTCCGGTGATGGCACATATCGGCTTCACCCCGCAGTCCGAACATGCGCTGGGAGGCTACCGCGTCCAGGGTCGCGGCGACGCCGCTGCGGTACTGGTCGCCGACGCCCAGGCGCTGGAGGCCGCCGGGGCCTTCGCCGTGCTGATGGAAATGATCCCCACCGGCACCGCGCGCCAAGTCGACGAAGCGTTGCGCGTTCCCACCGTCGGCATCGGCGCCGGTGCCGCCACCACCGGCCAGGTCCTGGTTTGGCAGGACATGCTGGGCCTGGGCAGCGGCAAGAGTGCGCGGTTCGTGAAGAAGTACGCGGACCTGCGCTCGGTGGTGTCGGGGGCAGCGACCGCCTACCGCGAGGACGTGCTGGCCGGAACCTTCCCGGCGGCGGAACACGAGTTCGGGGACCGGTAG
- the glnA gene encoding type I glutamate--ammonia ligase, translated as MDRQQEFVLRTIEERDVRFVRLWFTDVVGSMKSVALAPAEVEGAFEEGLGFDGSSIEGMSRIYESDMLLQPDPSTFQILPWRGETEPTSRMFCDILTPDGLPAAADSRQVLKRQLAVASEMGFTCYTHPEIEFYLLRSSELGTDGYPVPVDRGGYFDHVTGGVAQDFRRTAVTMLEAVGISVEFSHHENGPGQNEIDLRYADALQTADNVMTFRTVIKEVAIQQGIYATFMPKPFSDEPGSGMHTHFSLFEGDTNAFFEAGREFQLSDTARQFIAGILRHAPEFTAVTNQFVNSYKRLWGGGEAPSHRSWGHNNRSALVRVPLYKPGKGQSARVEYRGIDSATNPYLAYACLLGAGLKGIQEGYELEPQAEEDVWGLSSAERRASGHDPLPGSLHDAIRAMEESELVADILGEQVYTSFLRNKRDEWEAYRQNVSPFELRRYLGIL; from the coding sequence GTGGATCGCCAGCAGGAATTCGTCCTTAGAACCATTGAGGAGAGGGACGTACGTTTCGTGCGCCTGTGGTTTACCGATGTGGTGGGTTCCATGAAATCCGTGGCCCTGGCCCCTGCCGAGGTCGAGGGTGCCTTCGAGGAAGGCCTGGGCTTCGACGGTTCCTCCATCGAGGGAATGTCGCGGATTTACGAGTCGGACATGCTGTTGCAGCCGGACCCCTCCACCTTCCAGATCCTGCCGTGGCGCGGCGAGACCGAGCCTACCTCGCGGATGTTCTGCGACATCCTGACCCCGGACGGACTGCCTGCCGCAGCCGACTCCCGGCAGGTGCTCAAGCGCCAGCTGGCCGTCGCCTCCGAGATGGGCTTCACCTGCTACACGCACCCCGAGATTGAATTCTATTTGTTACGTTCCTCCGAGCTGGGAACCGACGGATACCCGGTCCCGGTTGACCGGGGCGGGTACTTCGACCACGTCACTGGCGGCGTCGCCCAGGACTTCCGCCGCACCGCGGTGACAATGCTCGAAGCCGTGGGCATCTCAGTGGAGTTCAGCCACCACGAAAACGGCCCCGGCCAGAACGAGATCGACCTGCGTTACGCCGATGCGCTGCAGACGGCCGACAACGTCATGACATTCCGCACCGTGATCAAGGAAGTCGCGATCCAGCAGGGCATCTACGCGACGTTCATGCCCAAGCCGTTCTCCGACGAACCCGGCTCCGGCATGCACACCCACTTCTCGCTCTTCGAGGGCGACACCAACGCCTTCTTCGAGGCGGGCCGTGAATTCCAGCTCTCCGACACCGCCCGCCAATTCATTGCCGGGATCCTGCGCCACGCACCGGAGTTCACCGCGGTGACCAACCAGTTCGTGAACTCCTACAAGCGCCTCTGGGGTGGCGGGGAGGCCCCGAGCCACCGCTCCTGGGGCCACAACAACCGTTCAGCACTGGTGCGTGTTCCGCTCTACAAGCCGGGCAAGGGCCAGTCGGCGCGCGTCGAGTACCGCGGCATCGACTCGGCCACCAACCCCTATCTGGCCTACGCCTGCCTGCTGGGCGCCGGACTGAAGGGCATCCAGGAAGGCTACGAGCTCGAACCGCAGGCCGAAGAGGACGTGTGGGGCCTGAGCAGCGCCGAGCGCCGCGCCAGCGGACACGACCCGCTTCCCGGGTCCCTGCACGATGCCATCCGCGCCATGGAGGAATCCGAACTGGTCGCAGACATCCTCGGCGAGCAGGTCTACACCTCGTTCCTGCGCAACAAGCGCGACGAATGGGAAGCCTACCGCCAGAACGTGAGCCCGTTCGAACTCCGGCGCTACCTGGGGATCCTCTAG
- a CDS encoding bifunctional [glutamine synthetase] adenylyltransferase/[glutamine synthetase]-adenylyl-L-tyrosine phosphorylase — translation MPLQISTRQLISAGFDDLERAKRFLADKELADIDHRALVGHLAHAADPDQALLALIRLIPHAPAALELALGPRTAPGFLRLLGASDALANFLIREPSCLEILQEPAPERMHGRSAQELRAELLIAVGADPASGIPPVAAIFGEDGHRVLRVAYRRALLGLAHRDLGAADALAAMPEVGRELADLAAAALEGALAISRAEARHRFEAEDIADLRLAVIGMGKCGAHELNYVSDVDVIYVHSSDRLDEDLAHSLARELAIGISRAIDSAGIEPGLWEVDANLRPEGKDGALSRTLESHAAYYARWAASWEFQALLKARAIAGDAQLGAAYEAMVEPLVWSSSEREGFVESVQRMRRRVTANIKPAELAYQLKLGPGGLRDVEFTVQLLQLVHGRVDETVRARSTTKAIAALSLAGYIGRDDAEKFDRSYRFLRVLEHRIQLVNLRRTHLMPHKESGQRVLARAVRSTLGVELSTAAGLLDRWGDTRRLVRLLHERIFYRPLLNSASNLSADEVRLSPEAAQSRLRALGYVDPKAAMRHIEALTGGMRRRAALQRQLLPVLLGWIAEGVDPDAGLLGFRRLSESLGESHWYLGMLRDSSAAAERLCKILSNSRFITDLLEVSPESAAWLGSNKSLQPLGYEALWGEISSKLKRNLGSDQAIRLIRVIRRREILRISLADGAGVIDQDTVGRALADNDRAAVRGALEVAQSTEYASTPQLGEFLVVAMGRQGGHEIGYCSDADVMFVQRAFDEADQQGAQEQSLRIATALGSLLGRPMVPAIQAEPRLEIDAALRPEGKSGPLVRSLASYEEYYRRWSQIWEQQALLRATPMAGSEKLADDFMAMVDPLRYEQVMGEEQIREIRRIKARVEAERLPRGAEPERHLKLGRGSLSDVEWLVQLMQLQHAKDHPALRTTSTRPALKAIAEAGLIPAAEVALLDDAWSLATRIRSGGLICTGRVSDVLPNSWRDMEAVARWCGYAPGEASVMEDDYLKTTRRSRQVFERHFYGFEERTA, via the coding sequence ATGCCCTTGCAGATCTCGACGAGGCAGCTGATTTCGGCCGGGTTCGACGACCTGGAGCGCGCCAAGCGCTTTCTGGCCGACAAGGAACTGGCGGATATTGACCACCGGGCGCTCGTGGGCCACCTGGCCCATGCCGCGGACCCGGACCAGGCGCTGCTCGCGCTGATCCGCCTCATCCCGCACGCCCCGGCGGCCCTGGAACTGGCGCTGGGCCCGCGCACCGCGCCGGGTTTCTTGCGCTTGCTCGGTGCCTCGGACGCCCTGGCGAACTTCCTCATCCGCGAACCCTCGTGCCTGGAGATCCTGCAGGAGCCCGCACCGGAACGCATGCACGGGCGCAGCGCCCAGGAATTGCGTGCCGAGCTGCTGATCGCCGTGGGAGCCGACCCGGCATCGGGCATCCCCCCGGTGGCCGCCATCTTCGGCGAGGACGGACACCGAGTGTTGCGCGTGGCCTACCGCCGCGCCCTGCTCGGCCTGGCCCACCGCGACCTCGGGGCAGCCGATGCACTGGCTGCCATGCCGGAAGTCGGACGGGAGCTGGCCGACCTTGCAGCGGCCGCCCTCGAGGGTGCCCTGGCCATCAGCCGGGCCGAGGCCCGGCACCGCTTCGAAGCCGAGGACATTGCCGACCTGCGCCTGGCGGTGATCGGCATGGGCAAGTGCGGGGCCCACGAACTGAACTACGTGTCGGACGTCGACGTCATCTACGTGCACTCCAGCGACCGGCTGGACGAGGATCTGGCCCATTCCCTGGCCAGGGAGCTTGCGATCGGCATCTCCCGGGCCATCGACTCCGCCGGGATCGAACCCGGCCTGTGGGAGGTGGACGCGAACCTCCGTCCCGAGGGCAAGGACGGGGCGCTGAGCCGCACCCTGGAGTCCCACGCCGCCTACTACGCGCGCTGGGCCGCGTCCTGGGAGTTCCAGGCGCTGTTGAAGGCCAGGGCGATCGCCGGGGACGCGCAGTTGGGCGCTGCCTACGAGGCCATGGTGGAACCATTGGTCTGGTCTTCCTCGGAACGCGAGGGCTTCGTGGAATCGGTGCAGCGCATGCGCCGCCGGGTCACCGCGAACATCAAGCCGGCCGAGTTGGCGTACCAGCTCAAGCTGGGCCCCGGCGGGCTCCGGGACGTCGAATTCACCGTCCAGCTGCTCCAGCTGGTCCACGGACGGGTGGATGAGACCGTGCGCGCGCGCTCCACCACCAAGGCCATCGCCGCGTTGAGCCTGGCCGGATACATCGGACGCGACGACGCCGAGAAGTTTGACCGCTCCTACCGCTTCCTGCGCGTGCTCGAGCACCGCATCCAGCTGGTGAACCTGCGTCGGACGCACCTGATGCCGCACAAGGAGTCGGGACAGCGCGTCCTGGCGCGTGCTGTGCGCTCCACCCTGGGTGTCGAGCTGTCCACCGCTGCCGGCCTGCTTGATCGCTGGGGCGACACCAGGCGCCTGGTGCGCCTGCTCCACGAACGGATCTTCTACCGGCCGCTGCTCAACAGCGCCTCAAACCTGTCGGCCGACGAGGTGCGCCTGTCCCCGGAAGCGGCGCAATCCCGCCTGCGCGCCCTGGGCTACGTGGACCCGAAGGCGGCGATGCGCCACATCGAGGCCTTGACCGGCGGCATGCGCAGGCGCGCCGCCCTGCAGCGACAGCTGCTGCCTGTGCTCCTGGGGTGGATCGCCGAGGGCGTGGACCCGGATGCCGGCTTGCTGGGCTTCAGGCGGCTGAGCGAATCGCTGGGGGAGTCGCACTGGTACCTGGGCATGTTGCGGGATTCATCCGCAGCGGCCGAGCGCCTGTGCAAGATCCTGTCCAACTCCCGCTTCATCACCGATCTGCTGGAGGTCTCCCCGGAATCGGCGGCCTGGCTCGGATCCAACAAGTCACTGCAGCCCCTGGGCTACGAGGCGCTGTGGGGCGAGATCTCCTCGAAGCTGAAGCGGAACCTGGGCTCCGACCAGGCGATCCGGTTGATCCGGGTGATCAGGCGCCGCGAGATCCTGCGCATCTCCCTGGCCGACGGCGCCGGGGTCATCGACCAGGACACCGTGGGGCGGGCCCTGGCCGACAACGACAGGGCAGCCGTGCGCGGTGCCCTGGAGGTCGCCCAGAGCACCGAATACGCCTCGACCCCGCAGCTGGGAGAATTCCTGGTCGTGGCGATGGGCCGCCAGGGCGGCCACGAGATCGGTTATTGCTCCGACGCGGATGTGATGTTCGTCCAGCGGGCCTTCGACGAGGCCGACCAGCAGGGTGCACAAGAGCAGTCGCTGCGCATCGCCACTGCGCTCGGGTCGCTGTTGGGCAGGCCCATGGTGCCGGCGATCCAGGCAGAGCCGCGACTGGAAATCGACGCTGCGCTGCGACCGGAGGGCAAGAGCGGGCCGCTGGTGCGCTCGCTGGCCTCCTACGAGGAGTACTACCGGCGCTGGTCCCAGATTTGGGAACAACAGGCTCTGTTGCGCGCCACCCCCATGGCCGGGTCGGAGAAACTGGCCGATGACTTCATGGCCATGGTCGACCCCCTGCGTTACGAGCAGGTCATGGGCGAGGAACAGATTCGCGAAATTCGCAGGATCAAGGCGCGCGTGGAGGCCGAGCGGTTGCCCCGCGGTGCCGAGCCGGAACGGCACCTGAAACTGGGCCGCGGCTCGCTCAGCGACGTCGAATGGCTGGTCCAGCTCATGCAACTGCAGCACGCCAAGGACCACCCGGCGTTGCGCACCACCTCCACGCGCCCGGCGCTGAAGGCCATTGCCGAGGCCGGGCTCATCCCCGCCGCAGAGGTGGCGCTGCTGGACGATGCGTGGTCCCTGGCCACCAGGATCCGCAGCGGGGGCCTGATTTGCACCGGACGGGTCTCAGACGTGTTGCCGAATTCCTGGCGCGACATGGAAGCGGTGGCCCGCTGGTGTGGGTACGCACCGGGAGAGGCCTCGGTCATGGAGGACGACTACCTCAAGACCACGCGCCGGTCGCGGCAGGTTTTTGAACGCCACTTCTATGGCTTTGAAGAGAGAACCGCCTAG
- a CDS encoding cupin — MHVTSAELDQLVAKEFEKATASNNGRSAVAVLNDGRLRHTLITLLAGSTLNDHEKPEAATLQVLRGSIVVNWLGDSRAIAHGGLFVLPDAIHNVVATEDCAFLLTSLVG, encoded by the coding sequence ATGCACGTCACCAGCGCGGAACTTGACCAACTGGTCGCCAAGGAATTTGAGAAGGCGACCGCCTCCAACAACGGCCGCAGCGCCGTTGCGGTGCTCAACGATGGGCGCCTGCGCCACACGTTGATCACCCTGCTGGCCGGGTCAACACTGAACGACCATGAAAAGCCCGAGGCTGCGACCCTTCAAGTGTTGCGCGGGTCGATCGTGGTGAATTGGTTGGGCGATTCACGGGCGATAGCACACGGCGGCCTGTTCGTGCTGCCCGATGCCATTCACAACGTTGTTGCCACCGAAGACTGCGCTTTCCTGCTCACTTCGCTGGTCGGTTAG
- a CDS encoding ExeA family protein, with translation MSQIDSLQSYFGFSRLPFGRDIPPAALNQHPGHREAVARISWCIDQRRMGVIAGEVGAGKTVAARAALAHLEPSRHQIIYVPDPTIGIRGIRAAIVTALGATPSFFSGALAAQAAALLAGELDERSRLPVIVIDEAHLLTNEDLESLRMLSNVSMDTESHFALLLIGQPTLRRRLKLAVLAALDQRIGTRFTINGMNLEDTSDYIKGHLGFAGRTDPLFSEDAITVIHQASRGYPRTVNNLALAALMATRSAKGAIVDQSAAQSAVSEFSE, from the coding sequence TTGAGCCAGATCGATAGCCTGCAAAGCTATTTTGGTTTTTCCCGGCTTCCTTTTGGCCGTGATATCCCGCCGGCGGCGCTGAACCAGCACCCCGGGCACCGCGAGGCGGTCGCCCGCATCTCCTGGTGCATCGACCAGCGCCGCATGGGAGTGATCGCCGGGGAAGTCGGGGCCGGGAAGACCGTGGCGGCCCGCGCCGCACTGGCGCACCTGGAACCATCCCGCCACCAAATCATCTATGTCCCGGATCCGACCATCGGGATCCGCGGGATCCGTGCAGCGATTGTGACCGCGCTGGGGGCCACGCCCTCCTTCTTCTCCGGAGCCCTGGCCGCGCAGGCCGCGGCCCTGCTCGCCGGCGAACTCGACGAACGCTCTCGCCTGCCGGTGATTGTCATCGATGAAGCACACCTGCTGACCAACGAAGACCTCGAATCATTGAGGATGCTCTCAAACGTCAGCATGGATACGGAGTCGCATTTCGCGTTGTTGCTCATCGGTCAACCCACCCTGCGGCGCCGGTTGAAACTGGCGGTGCTGGCCGCCCTGGACCAACGGATCGGGACCCGGTTCACCATCAACGGGATGAATCTGGAGGACACCAGCGACTACATCAAGGGACATCTTGGATTCGCAGGCCGAACTGATCCCTTGTTCTCCGAAGATGCGATCACCGTCATCCATCAGGCGTCCCGTGGCTACCCGCGCACCGTGAACAACCTGGCCCTGGCCGCACTCATGGCCACCCGCTCGGCCAAAGGCGCGATCGTGGACCAATCCGCGGCGCAGTCGGCGGTGAGCGAATTCAGCGAATAA